One Chitinophaga parva DNA segment encodes these proteins:
- a CDS encoding 5' nucleotidase, NT5C type, translating into MLSIAIDMDETIADPMKKAREWYYRDFGVTFTEEELHGRTLAEALPEDRKGTIHRYLHTPGYFRDLDTFPNAVEVIEQLNKKYKVYIVSAAMEFPNSLRDKFDWLQEKLPFLTWRQYCLCGDKGIVQTDFMIDDLTRNFSNFKGKAYLYHGHHNVHMQGYERVQDWEDVAKKLL; encoded by the coding sequence ATGCTCAGCATCGCAATAGACATGGATGAAACGATAGCGGACCCGATGAAGAAAGCCCGGGAATGGTATTACCGCGATTTTGGTGTAACCTTTACGGAGGAAGAGCTGCACGGCCGCACGCTGGCGGAAGCCCTCCCGGAAGACAGGAAAGGCACCATTCACCGATACCTGCACACCCCCGGTTATTTCCGCGACCTGGATACTTTTCCCAACGCCGTGGAAGTCATTGAACAGCTGAACAAAAAATACAAGGTATACATCGTATCCGCCGCCATGGAATTTCCCAACAGCCTGCGCGACAAGTTTGACTGGCTGCAGGAAAAACTCCCCTTCCTGACCTGGCGCCAGTACTGCCTTTGTGGTGACAAGGGCATTGTACAGACAGATTTCATGATCGATGACCTGACCCGCAACTTCAGTAACTTCAAAGGCAAAGCCTATCTCTACCACGGCCACCACAACGTGCACATGCAAGGCTACGAGCGCGTACAGGACTGGGAAGATGTGGCGAAGAAGTTGTTGTGA
- the aspA gene encoding aspartate ammonia-lyase, whose protein sequence is MATRLEHDFLGERAIPQDVYYGIQTLRSLENFHITGIPLKSEPLFVQALGYVKKAAAMANKELGVLDAGIADAIIRASDRVIAGEFNDQFLSDLIQGGAGTSVNMNANEVIANVALEMMGHQKGEYKYCHPNNHVNCSQSTNDAYPTAFRIAIINKLTAYTQALGDLADAFAAKGVAFHGVLKMGRTQLQDAVPMSMGDEFHAFATNLREELSRIEDSKRLISEINMGATAIGTGVNAPAGYADIVTRHLATITGLDLKLATDLIEATYDAGAYVQLSGVLKRTAVKVSKICNDLRLLSSGPRAGLNEINLPPLQPGSSIMPGKVNPVIPEVVNQTAFYVIGADLTVTLAAEAGQLQLNVMEPVIAFSLFTAITYMTNACVTLREKCVEGITANADHTRNMVMNSIGIVTQLNPIIGYEKSASIAREALQTGKSVHDLVVKEQQLITQEKWDEIFTFENMSKPVFINR, encoded by the coding sequence ATGGCCACCAGACTAGAACACGATTTTTTGGGTGAGCGCGCTATCCCACAGGACGTTTATTACGGTATACAAACCCTGCGATCCCTGGAAAACTTTCACATTACCGGCATTCCGCTAAAATCAGAACCGTTATTTGTACAGGCCCTCGGCTATGTAAAGAAAGCCGCAGCCATGGCCAATAAGGAACTGGGCGTGCTGGACGCCGGCATTGCAGATGCCATCATCAGGGCCAGTGACCGTGTGATCGCCGGTGAGTTCAATGACCAGTTCCTGTCTGACCTTATCCAGGGCGGCGCCGGTACTTCGGTAAACATGAACGCGAATGAAGTAATTGCCAACGTAGCCCTGGAAATGATGGGCCACCAAAAGGGTGAATACAAATACTGTCATCCCAACAATCATGTCAATTGCTCGCAATCCACGAACGACGCTTATCCTACGGCGTTCCGCATAGCCATCATCAATAAACTCACGGCTTACACCCAGGCCCTGGGCGACCTGGCAGACGCCTTTGCGGCCAAGGGGGTGGCCTTCCACGGAGTGTTGAAGATGGGCCGTACCCAGCTGCAGGATGCAGTGCCCATGAGCATGGGCGATGAGTTCCACGCCTTTGCTACCAACCTGCGGGAAGAACTGTCCCGCATTGAAGACAGCAAGCGCCTGATCTCCGAGATCAACATGGGCGCTACCGCCATCGGCACCGGGGTAAATGCGCCCGCGGGTTATGCAGATATCGTGACCCGCCACCTGGCCACCATCACGGGCCTTGACCTGAAACTGGCTACTGACCTGATAGAAGCCACCTACGATGCGGGTGCCTATGTACAGCTCTCCGGTGTGTTGAAACGCACAGCTGTAAAGGTCTCCAAGATCTGCAACGACCTGCGCCTGCTTTCTTCCGGCCCCCGCGCCGGTCTCAATGAGATCAACCTGCCGCCTTTGCAACCCGGCTCCTCCATCATGCCCGGCAAAGTGAATCCCGTGATCCCCGAAGTGGTGAACCAGACCGCTTTTTACGTGATCGGCGCAGACCTTACCGTCACCCTGGCTGCGGAAGCCGGCCAGCTCCAGTTAAACGTGATGGAGCCTGTGATCGCCTTCTCGCTTTTCACTGCCATCACTTACATGACCAATGCCTGCGTAACGCTCCGCGAAAAATGCGTGGAAGGCATCACTGCCAACGCAGACCATACCCGCAACATGGTGATGAACAGCATAGGCATTGTTACCCAGCTCAATCCCATCATTGGCTACGAAAAATCCGCCTCCATTGCCCGGGAGGCCCTGCAAACCGGTAAATCCGTGCATGACCTGGTAGTAAAAGAGCAACAACTCATCACCCAGGAAAAGTGGGACGAGATCTTTACGTTTGAGAATATGAGTAAGCCCGTGTTTATAAACAGGTGA